From Mycoplasmopsis gallinacea, the proteins below share one genomic window:
- the pepF gene encoding oligoendopeptidase F has translation MEAKQYKNYQDIPKKYRWNLEAILENKTYQYWVDKYKELWEQKIAIKDSKFENLASYTKGLKLEEELTLVTFKLHNYLSNNLNTNLVGPKFNKLQQEFDFLTQAFVSRFGSEENRIYAHKDKIWDWKEKPELKIYKRYLTDLLDSFTHKLSDDVEEYIKKTSFGKANLNKIFSILTNSELDFGTIELSKNKKVKLNPTNRLKLLKHQNKDVRKQAYQNFLKGYIKHKNSLSEVLYQHFKDLATEANVRKYDSVISMLTYEDKVSDALLNKLFSQVQINKKVLLRYKHWYKKFYKAKFGEKIQIWDWSRDLITVDSDYSVEKAKELVENALKPFGSEYMNQIHKALNENWVDFMSADSKRGGAYSIGSSYGIDKKYILMNFNGQLRGVETLAHELGHSMHSYYSDTRQDLINSQYPIFLAEIASIFNELMLYDYLLQQSDNDKLKFSILTSMINGFIATVMRQVEWANYEYDLYRGIEQGTLSSSFDSLSKLYYQNSLKYTLERNVKHNDETTIFSIYVPHFYYGFYVYKYAIGQLVASYFFAQYKTKGTIALENYIDNFLSAGNSDYPIEILKKVGVNLEDDQFYKQGFDYVEKLIDQWVKLGKKIFKFNK, from the coding sequence ATGGAAGCTAAACAATACAAAAACTATCAGGATATACCTAAAAAGTATCGCTGAAATTTAGAAGCTATCTTAGAAAATAAAACTTATCAGTATTGAGTTGATAAATACAAAGAGCTTTGAGAGCAAAAAATTGCTATTAAAGATTCTAAATTCGAAAACTTAGCTAGTTATACAAAAGGCCTTAAGTTAGAAGAAGAATTAACTTTAGTGACTTTTAAGCTCCATAATTACTTATCAAACAATCTTAATACTAATTTAGTAGGTCCTAAATTTAATAAGCTCCAACAAGAATTTGATTTTCTAACTCAAGCATTTGTATCAAGATTTGGATCAGAAGAAAATAGAATTTATGCTCATAAAGACAAAATATGAGATTGAAAAGAAAAACCAGAACTTAAGATCTACAAGCGCTATTTAACTGATTTACTTGATTCATTTACTCATAAGCTTAGTGATGATGTTGAAGAATATATCAAAAAAACTTCTTTTGGTAAAGCTAATTTAAATAAGATTTTTAGCATTTTAACCAACAGCGAACTTGATTTTGGAACTATTGAGCTATCTAAAAACAAGAAAGTTAAATTAAATCCAACTAATCGCTTAAAGCTTCTTAAGCATCAAAACAAAGATGTTAGAAAGCAAGCTTATCAAAACTTCTTAAAAGGTTATATTAAGCATAAAAATTCTTTATCAGAAGTTTTATATCAACACTTTAAAGATTTAGCAACAGAAGCAAATGTTCGTAAGTATGATTCAGTAATTTCAATGCTTACTTATGAAGATAAAGTTTCTGATGCATTATTAAATAAATTGTTTTCTCAAGTTCAAATAAATAAAAAGGTGCTCCTTAGATATAAACACTGATATAAGAAGTTTTATAAAGCAAAATTTGGAGAAAAAATTCAAATTTGAGATTGAAGTAGAGATTTAATTACTGTAGATTCAGATTATAGCGTTGAAAAAGCTAAAGAGCTAGTTGAAAATGCACTTAAGCCTTTTGGAAGTGAGTATATGAATCAAATTCACAAAGCTTTAAATGAAAACTGAGTAGATTTTATGAGTGCAGATTCTAAGCGTGGTGGAGCTTATAGCATTGGATCATCTTACGGGATTGATAAAAAATATATCTTAATGAATTTTAATGGTCAATTACGCGGAGTGGAAACTTTAGCCCATGAGCTTGGGCACTCAATGCATTCATATTATTCAGATACTCGTCAGGATCTTATTAACAGTCAATATCCAATTTTCTTAGCTGAAATTGCATCGATTTTTAACGAGTTAATGCTTTATGATTATCTCCTTCAACAATCAGATAATGACAAGTTAAAATTTAGCATTTTAACAAGTATGATTAATGGTTTTATAGCAACTGTGATGAGACAAGTTGAGTGAGCAAATTACGAATATGATTTATATAGGGGTATTGAACAAGGAACTCTTTCAAGTAGTTTTGATTCGCTTAGCAAACTTTATTATCAAAACTCCTTAAAATACACACTCGAAAGAAATGTTAAGCACAATGATGAAACAACGATTTTCTCAATTTACGTACCGCACTTTTATTACGGATTTTACGTATATAAATATGCAATTGGACAATTAGTTGCTAGCTATTTCTTTGCACAATATAAAACCAAAGGCACTATTGCTTTAGAAAATTACATTGATAATTTCTTAAGTGCTGGAAATAGCGATTACCCAATTGAAATACTGAAAAAAGTAGGTGTAAATTTAGAAGATGATCAATTTTATAAACAAGGATTTGACTATGTGGAAAAGTTAATTGATCAATGAGTCAAATTAGGTAAAAAAATATTTAAATTTAATAAGTAA
- a CDS encoding ABC transporter permease, which produces MFKYLSQRILLAILTLIIIVLVVYLSVAIFAENPFVRQLTVSAGDKKALTESQIRDLFEKSKAFHLTPANLEFAEHKKDWIYFKVSPFVRLGYWFKDIFNKEYPFGNVFDQNVFSGSNAKNIPDLFFKYIKFSIIITLPSFIISAILGIALGIVAGYKRGTTFDIFVNFFSLVFIALPSFIVAPIFISILLNFNIPPIFQNPSNEEVIKAMGWGKIILSWLPPIFIIVLGSLSGYISYARNQVVTVLTSNYVLIAKSKGLSRSEIFFKYVLRNISIPLAALIIPSYIGLLSGGIVIETYWQVPGTSKVLSQAFPTGEINLIMFSTFFFTTLGLFTTILVDVVYTILDPRIKYGTTSKYNLRTWFTATLERNKQFKELNELAKGGN; this is translated from the coding sequence ATGTTTAAATATCTTTCCCAGAGAATTTTACTTGCAATTTTAACATTAATTATTATTGTTTTAGTTGTATACCTTTCTGTGGCGATATTTGCTGAAAACCCCTTTGTTAGACAACTTACTGTGTCAGCGGGGGATAAGAAAGCTTTAACAGAGAGTCAAATTAGAGATTTATTTGAAAAATCAAAAGCTTTCCATTTAACTCCAGCAAATCTTGAGTTTGCAGAACACAAAAAAGACTGAATCTATTTTAAAGTAAGTCCATTTGTCCGTTTAGGATATTGATTTAAAGACATTTTTAACAAAGAATATCCTTTTGGTAATGTATTTGATCAAAACGTCTTTTCAGGGTCAAATGCAAAAAATATACCTGACCTTTTCTTTAAATACATTAAGTTTTCAATTATCATTACATTACCTTCATTTATTATTAGTGCAATTTTAGGTATAGCACTTGGAATTGTTGCTGGATATAAAAGAGGTACAACATTTGATATCTTTGTTAATTTCTTCTCTCTTGTTTTTATAGCATTACCTTCATTTATTGTTGCTCCTATTTTTATTTCAATTTTGTTGAACTTTAACATTCCGCCTATTTTCCAAAACCCATCCAATGAAGAAGTTATTAAGGCTATGGGATGAGGAAAAATAATCTTATCTTGATTACCACCAATATTCATTATTGTGCTTGGTTCTCTTTCTGGATATATTTCATATGCACGTAACCAAGTTGTTACCGTTCTTACATCTAATTATGTGTTAATAGCAAAATCAAAAGGTTTAAGTAGAAGTGAAATTTTCTTCAAATATGTTTTAAGAAACATTTCTATTCCACTTGCTGCCTTAATTATTCCTTCATATATAGGTCTTTTATCTGGTGGTATTGTTATTGAAACATATTGACAAGTTCCAGGGACTTCAAAAGTTTTATCACAAGCGTTTCCAACTGGAGAAATTAACTTAATTATGTTTTCAACTTTCTTCTTTACCACATTAGGATTATTTACAACAATTCTTGTTGATGTTGTTTATACAATTTTAGACCCAAGAATTAAATACGGAACAACTTCAAAATACAATTTAAGAACTTGATTTACAGCAACATTAGAAAGAAATAAACAATTTAAAGAATTAAATGAATTAGCTAAAGGAGGTAATTAA
- a CDS encoding OppA family ABC transporter substrate-binding lipoprotein — MKFRKRFLLGTATVLAVPLTSVLAIACGDTTKSSPSNGGTTNNGNENSSNILTSSSLVTKVSYLTGNDSNLSAFARQGTYKSITNATYNLKDFRWDRSWLYGSKSGAYLEDGTTGTLISFKAIGQAQYSETTEVNDEGIETKTIRISKPSGEAMVFEHADAIIITTNDGVEHVYDSDEAEVIPAPELDGKYYNETVVTLTSNNPKSINSLSFQENLQNAKKVSFRVRQGAKWVDKNGNETQYKVSAYDYWAGLVRTLLFTGQYRLSHGGKESLDEKMKGLLHAPGKLLDSKTSYGNSYLFDLYNVNFDHLIQKDTAVTTDAEGNTYFNIEKKNLDETALFGEILKNIYSTYEFAPMPYEYVSQNQNTPVISTVKPTSGANSFDTEAYKTDILNAEGLAKELGFYWYGTTIQNTLFSGKYYGIPYNGDTLIEEIRINRHYSNKEFLKDKQNVLVFQEQYQSGEVDQDAFIQTSYNAYTSGDNASLNYSALPKNLKDQVDQNKQKYGMSYVKVLNKDVYAKTKINLMVPSLPDGHNTGKYNFDNLVSQLLYGHSLSDVYTSTDVVKNYSTGISIEFRTILPAAINWEPVVNDLTPNRPSSPWLSPLAPDAAIKEDFNDHSLAENNLRANAEALNTLFVVDSQTGAKVDLGGQIGTEISQSENSSLDKNEDDKYKSSAFELLSERMTALLDRLYTQTNTPESTRVNIPYFYRYINPNPPILMTFRKLANTMNALDKKGRLNISFDYSQNADGWRAHWGSGSFETVTGWGYDYKTIGSGIDGIGTQSQLLNLFAQLSTDSELAQKFGSAFPRLVEAAKEFKAYVEKIESEGALLSIPFADWAILSPTLLSDFQHALGSEKLNEAKNAYVALSVEEKANGRYLTVADITSKFWLNYNNSPSVTKKSLLELANELVVYFGFTFDAATTIGKNNFTPTVSNPSYIKPQTNFDFLDFGWIKLGEEKLS, encoded by the coding sequence ATGAAATTTAGAAAAAGGTTTTTACTTGGAACAGCAACAGTATTGGCGGTTCCTCTTACATCAGTTTTAGCTATTGCTTGTGGTGATACAACCAAAAGTTCACCATCAAATGGTGGAACAACAAATAATGGAAACGAAAATTCATCTAATATTCTTACATCAAGTTCATTAGTAACAAAAGTAAGTTATTTAACAGGTAATGATTCAAATTTATCAGCTTTTGCTAGACAAGGTACATATAAATCAATTACTAATGCTACATACAACTTAAAAGATTTTAGATGAGATCGTTCATGACTTTATGGAAGTAAAAGTGGTGCATATTTAGAAGATGGTACAACAGGTACACTTATTTCATTTAAAGCTATTGGACAAGCTCAATACAGTGAAACTACAGAAGTAAACGATGAAGGTATTGAAACTAAAACAATTAGAATTTCAAAACCTTCAGGTGAGGCAATGGTTTTTGAACACGCTGATGCAATTATTATTACAACTAACGATGGTGTAGAACATGTTTATGATTCTGATGAAGCGGAAGTTATTCCTGCACCCGAATTAGATGGTAAATATTATAATGAAACAGTTGTAACACTTACTTCAAATAACCCAAAATCAATTAACTCACTTTCTTTCCAAGAAAATTTACAAAATGCTAAAAAAGTTAGTTTTAGAGTTAGACAAGGTGCCAAATGAGTTGATAAAAATGGAAACGAAACACAATATAAAGTTTCAGCTTATGATTACTGAGCAGGTCTTGTAAGAACTTTATTATTCACAGGTCAATACCGTTTAAGTCACGGTGGAAAAGAATCTCTTGACGAAAAAATGAAAGGTCTTTTACATGCACCTGGAAAATTACTTGATAGTAAAACAAGTTATGGAAACTCATATCTTTTTGACTTATATAATGTAAATTTTGATCACTTAATTCAAAAAGATACAGCAGTAACTACAGATGCAGAAGGTAATACATATTTCAATATTGAAAAGAAAAACCTTGATGAAACAGCTTTATTTGGTGAGATTCTTAAAAATATTTATTCTACTTATGAATTTGCACCAATGCCTTATGAATATGTAAGTCAAAATCAAAATACTCCAGTTATTTCAACTGTAAAACCTACAAGCGGAGCTAATTCATTTGATACAGAAGCATATAAAACAGATATATTAAATGCTGAAGGACTTGCTAAAGAACTTGGATTTTACTGATATGGAACAACAATTCAAAATACCTTATTCTCAGGTAAATACTATGGAATTCCATATAATGGTGATACTTTAATTGAAGAAATTAGAATTAATAGACACTATTCAAATAAAGAATTCTTAAAAGATAAACAAAATGTTCTTGTTTTCCAAGAACAATATCAATCAGGTGAAGTTGATCAAGATGCATTTATTCAAACCTCTTATAACGCATATACTTCTGGAGATAATGCGAGTTTAAATTACTCTGCGTTACCAAAAAACCTTAAAGATCAAGTAGATCAAAATAAACAAAAATACGGAATGTCTTATGTTAAAGTTTTAAACAAAGATGTTTATGCAAAAACTAAAATTAACTTAATGGTACCTTCACTTCCAGATGGACACAATACTGGAAAATACAATTTTGATAATTTAGTGTCTCAATTATTATACGGACATTCACTTAGTGATGTTTATACATCTACAGATGTTGTTAAAAATTACTCAACTGGTATTTCAATTGAATTTAGAACTATTTTACCAGCAGCAATTAATTGAGAACCTGTTGTTAACGATTTAACACCAAATAGACCAAGTTCACCATGACTTTCACCTTTAGCACCAGATGCTGCAATTAAAGAAGATTTTAACGATCATTCACTTGCAGAAAATAACTTGAGAGCTAATGCTGAAGCACTTAATACATTATTTGTTGTTGATTCACAAACAGGTGCAAAAGTTGATTTAGGTGGACAAATTGGTACAGAAATTTCTCAATCAGAAAACTCAAGTCTTGATAAAAATGAAGATGATAAATATAAATCATCTGCGTTCGAACTATTATCAGAAAGAATGACAGCATTATTAGATAGATTATATACACAAACAAACACTCCAGAATCTACAAGAGTAAATATTCCTTACTTCTATAGATACATCAACCCTAATCCACCAATTTTAATGACATTCCGAAAATTAGCTAATACAATGAACGCTCTTGATAAAAAAGGAAGATTAAACATTAGTTTTGATTACTCACAAAATGCAGATGGCTGAAGAGCTCATTGAGGATCAGGAAGTTTTGAAACTGTTACTGGATGAGGATATGACTATAAAACTATTGGTTCTGGTATAGATGGAATTGGTACTCAATCACAATTACTAAACCTTTTTGCTCAACTTTCTACAGATTCTGAATTAGCACAAAAATTTGGAAGTGCTTTTCCACGTTTAGTTGAAGCTGCTAAAGAATTTAAAGCTTATGTTGAAAAAATTGAATCTGAAGGAGCTTTACTTAGCATTCCTTTTGCGGATTGAGCAATATTAAGTCCGACATTACTTAGTGATTTTCAACACGCTTTAGGATCAGAAAAATTAAACGAAGCTAAAAATGCTTATGTAGCCTTATCAGTAGAAGAAAAAGCAAATGGAAGGTATTTAACAGTTGCGGATATAACATCTAAATTCTGATTAAACTACAACAACTCACCTAGTGTAACTAAAAAATCATTATTAGAATTAGCAAATGAATTAGTTGTGTACTTTGGATTTACTTTTGATGCCGCAACAACAATTGGTAAAAACAACTTTACCCCAACTGTTTCAAACCCAAGTTACATTAAACCTCAAACAAACTTTGACTTCTTAGACTTTGGTTGAATTAAATTAGGAGAAGAAAAATTATCTTAA